The genomic stretch TATCCACGCTGCAAACCATGTTCTGATAGATCTCTTCGGTCATGAACGGGATGAGCGGAGCCGCCGCCTTGCTTACGGTGACAAGGGCTGTGTAAAGTGTCATATAAGCGTTGATCTTATCCTGCTCCATTCCCTTGGCCCAGAAGCGCTCCCTGCTCCGGCGTACATACCAGTTGCTCATATCGTCAACAAAATCCTGAAGCGCTCTTGCTGCTTCCGGAATCTGATAGCCGGCAAGGAATGCATCCACATCTCCCACCAGCGTGTTCAGCTTGGAGAGAAGCCATTTATCCATGACGGGAAGCTTTTCGTATTCCAGGCTGTATTTTGTGGGGTCAAATTCATCAATATTCGCATAAAGCACAAAGAATGCATAGGTATTCCACAGGGTACCCATAAATTTGCGCTGGCCTTCCATAACCGCTTTTCCGTGGAAACGGTTCGGCAGCCATGGTGCACTGTTCACATAGAAATACCAGCGGATGGCGTCTGCCCCGTAGGTATCCAGAGCATCAAATGGGTCTACCGCATTTCCCTTGGATTTGCTCATCTTCTGCCCGTTCTCATCCTGGACATGCCCCAGAACGATTACATTTTTATATGGCGCCTTGTTGAAAATCAAAGTGGAGATGGCAAGGAGGGAGTAGAACCAGCCTCTTGTCTGATCCACGGCCTCAGAAATAAAGTCAGCCGGGAACTGTTTCTCAAACAGATCTTGGTTTTCAAAAGGATAATGATGCTGTGCAAAGGGCATGGATCCGGAGTCAAACCAGCAGTCGATTACTTCCGGCACCCTCTTCATCTGTTTTCCGCACTCTGGACAGGTAATGGTCACTGCGTCGATATAAGGACGGTGAAGCTCAATGTCTTCCGGACAATTAGGGGACATGGACTTTAATTCTTCAATGCTTCCGATGGAATGCTGATGTCCGCACTCACATTCCCAAACGTTAAGAGGAGTTCCCCAGTAACGGTTTCTGCTGATTCCCCAGTCCTGGACATTTTCCAGCCAGTCGCCGAAACGTCCTTTTCCGATGCTCTCCGGAATCCAGTTGATCGTATTGTTATTGCGGATCAAATCTTCCTTTACATCCGTCATCTTAATGAACCAGGATTCTCTTGCATAGTAGATTAACGGGGTGTCACATCTCCAGCAGTGAGGATAGCTGTGTTCGAATACAGGCGCGGAGAATAAAAGGCCTCTTTCTTCCAAGTCCTTTAATATCATTGGATCCGCCTTCTTACAGAAGGTGCCTGCCCACTTGGTTTCCTCTGTCATCTCGCCTGCCGCATTGACCAGCTGTACAAAAGGAAGGTCATATTTTCTGCCCACCTTGGAGTCATCCTCACCAAAGGCCGGAGCGATATGAACAACACCGGTACCGTCAGTCAGGGTAACGTAAGTGTCACAGGTTACATAATATGCTTTTTTATTTGGTGTTACGAAGTCAAATAAAGGCTCGTATTCTTTATATTCCAAGTCCTTTCCGGTGTACTTCTCTAAAACCGTGTATTCCTCTCCAAGAACCTTTTCACACAGAGCCTCTGCCATATAATAGGTATAGTCTCCTGTCTGCACCTTTACATAGGTCTCTTCAGGATTTACGCATAAGCCTACGTTGGAAGGAAGGGTCCACGGAGTTGTGGTCCATGCCAGAATATAGGCGTCTTCTCCCTTTACCTTAAACCGGACGATGGCGGAGCGTTCCTTTACATCCTTATATCCCTGAGCTACCTCATGGCTGGATAAGGGAGTTCCGCACCGCGGACAATAGGGAACGATCTTAAATCCTTTATACAAAAGACCTTTCTCCCAGATTTTCTTTAATGCCCACCACTCAGATTCAATAAAATTATTCTCATATGTTACATAAGGGTCATCCATATCGGCCCAAAAGCCTACGGTCTTTGAGAAATCCTCCCACATGCCCTTGTATTTCCAAACGCTTTCCTTGCAATACTTGATAAATGGCTCCAGGCCATACTCCTCGATCTGTTCCTTACCGTCAAGGCCCAGCATCTTTTCCACTTCCAGCTCAACCGGCAGTCCGTGGGTATCCCAACCTGCCTTACGGGGAACGTCATACCCTTTCATAGTCCGGTATCTTGGAATCATATCCTTGATAACTCTGGTCAATACGTGCCCGATGTGGGGTTTACCATTGGCAGTAGGGGGACCGTCATAGAACGGATATGTCTCCCCTCCCTTACGGTTTTCCATGCTCTTTCTGAAAATATCATGGTCTTCCCAGAATTTTTCTACCTCTTTTTCTCTTGCTACAAAATTCAAGTCTGTAGGGACTTTCTTGTACATCTTTAGCAACCTCCATTTCTCCATATATAAAAAAAGCTCCCATCCCGTAATCAGGACGAAAGCCTCACTATATCTCCGTTGTACCACCTATTACCGCATACCAGCATATGCTTTCCCTTAACGCAGAAAATACGTCCTGACCTACCGCCGATGCCTTCAGCCGGAAACTCCGGAGTGATATTCGAACCCATGCTACTTTCGCCAGGCTTCCACCCTCCCCGGCTCTCTTTGGATTTCCCATGGTCCTACTGTCTCCATCAAAGTTTTTCTTTCTATTATGATGTGATAATACTAATATTACCGTATTTTTTAATTATAGGGAGTAAAAAAAGAAATGTCAAGGCTATTTTGATTTTCAGCCGGCGTCCGGAAGGTATAAAGGGGAACGGGTACCGACTCATTTTCATGAAATTCGATACCCGTTCTACATGCTTTCATCCATTGGTTCCTAATTACCTCTCACGTTTTGTTTTTTGCATTGCGTTCTCTGGATGCTCTATATGAATTTTTTCCCGTTCCTTTCGCACAAAACCATCTACAATCTAAATTTTCGGCATTGCTATTTTCATTCTTCTATATTGTTATCCAGCTACCGAATAAAAATTCAATCGGGACGAACAAAATTACCGATCGGATGAATATTTCTCTGCAGTTATAACGAATTATAGGCATATAAAGAGATTGGTAGATTTTCATTCCGGCTTCAGCCACGGTTCTCTGCTAAGGTTTAACGGTTTTTCCTTTTGCCTGAAATAGCCCTTTGCCGATTCAGGCGAAACTTATGTTTTCGGGGGAATCAACCTCCTTTTCTCTGTCATTCTCCGAAATAAATTAGAACGTCGGATTTGAAATTATTTTCTTTTGTTTATGGCTTTATTATATCCTATCTCTCTGTATTTTGCAAGACTTTTTTGATTAAAATAATAAGTTAATTATTAATTTTCAAATTGTATTGTTTTATTTAGATTATTTAATCATTCACGAATACTTGCGTGATATTTGCGGCGTTAATTTCATTGTTAAATTTTTGTCAATTCCATTGTTTTTTTGTAAACTTATGGTATAATGTGCGAAAAGGTTTAGTAAAAGGAAAAAAAAGGAGAACAGCTATGAGCCAGCGCAATTTAACTTTATTAACAGACCTTTATGAATTGACCATGATGCAGGGATATTTTAAAGAGAAAGATGCCAACGAGACCGTTATATTCGATGTATTCTACCGCAGCAATCCGGGAGGCAACGGGTACGCGATCTGCGCAGGCTTGGAACAGGTCATTGAATATGTAAACGAGCTACATTTTGATCAGGAGGATGTGGATTATTTAAGATCCACCGGACTGTTTGAAGAAGATTTTCTGGAATATCTCCATCATTTTAAATTTTCCGGCGACATCTACGCCATTCCAGAGGGCACTGTCATATTCCCTCGCGAACCATTAGTTAAAGTCATTGCCCCCATTATGGAGGCCCAGCTGATTGAAACCGCTTTGCTTAACATCATTAACCACCAGAGCTTAATTGCCACAAAAGCGGCCCGTGTCGTATTCGCTGCCGCCGGAGACGGGGTCATGGAATTCGGACTGCGCCGCGCACAAGGTCCTGATGCCGGAATTTACGGTGCCAGAGCTGCCATGATCGCAGGCTGCATCGGTACCTCTAATGTACTTGCAGGAAAAATGTTTCACGTTCCGGTGAGAGGAACCCATGCCCACAGCTGGATCATGAGCTTTCCTGATGAACTGACCGCATTCCGCAACTATGCAAAGCTTTATCCTACTGCATGCATTCTTCTGGTGGACACCTATGATACGTTAAAATCCGGTGTTCCCAATGCCATCAAAGTATTTAAGGAAATGCGGGAAGCCGGAATTCCTTTTACTACCTATGGAATCCGTTTAGACAGCGGAGACTTGGCATACCTTTCCAAAAAGGCCAAGAAGATGCTTGATGAGGCCGGATTTACAGATGCAGTGATCTCCGCCTCCAATGACCTTGACGAGACTCTGATCAACAGCTTAAAGATCCAGGGAGCTACCATAAACTCCTGGGGTGTTGGAACCAATTTGATCACCTCCAAGGACAGCCCTTCCTTTGGCGGCGTGTACAAGCTGGCGGCGATTATGGATAAAAAGACCGGCCAGTTTATCCCCAAGATCAAGCTTTCCGAAAATGCGGAAAAGATCACCAATCCCGGAAACAAGGCCATCAAACGTATTTACAGCCGGGAGACCGGTAAGATCATTGCGGACTTAATCTGCCTGGAAGGGGAAATCTTTAAAGAAAACCACTCCCTGCTCCTCTTCGACCCCATTGAAACATGGAAGAAAACACACCTGGCTCCCAACAGCTATACCATCAGGGATCTTCTGGTCCAGATATTTAAAGACGGGAAATGCATTTATGAAACTCCTGCCGTTATGGACATCCAATCCTACTGTAAAAAGGAACTGGATACCCTTTGGGATGAATCCCGCCGTCTGGTAAATCCTCACGAGGTTCATGTAGACTTATCCAATGAGCTTTGGCATATGAAGAATCAGCTGTTAGAAAGCTATCATTTCAGAGACTGATCTGATCGGGTCTGTCCATTGTTCACAGTCTGGTCATAATCTTTTTACAGCCTGGTCAAATTTTCTTCATATTTAATCGATATACTGAAAACATCAGAAAAAGATGTTGCCAACATACTTTGAGATAAAAATTTTTTTCATAATTGCCGGTATTCCTCCATGGGATACCGGCTCCTCCCTTTTTAAGGCTTCTTTTTACATATCTTCTTACATCTGTTTCCTCACAACCGAATATTCATCCCCGAATTTAAAATGAGGACAGCGTTGAAAAGAATTGCTTAGAAATTGTAT from Lacrimispora sphenoides JCM 1415 encodes the following:
- the ileS gene encoding isoleucine--tRNA ligase; the encoded protein is MYKKVPTDLNFVAREKEVEKFWEDHDIFRKSMENRKGGETYPFYDGPPTANGKPHIGHVLTRVIKDMIPRYRTMKGYDVPRKAGWDTHGLPVELEVEKMLGLDGKEQIEEYGLEPFIKYCKESVWKYKGMWEDFSKTVGFWADMDDPYVTYENNFIESEWWALKKIWEKGLLYKGFKIVPYCPRCGTPLSSHEVAQGYKDVKERSAIVRFKVKGEDAYILAWTTTPWTLPSNVGLCVNPEETYVKVQTGDYTYYMAEALCEKVLGEEYTVLEKYTGKDLEYKEYEPLFDFVTPNKKAYYVTCDTYVTLTDGTGVVHIAPAFGEDDSKVGRKYDLPFVQLVNAAGEMTEETKWAGTFCKKADPMILKDLEERGLLFSAPVFEHSYPHCWRCDTPLIYYARESWFIKMTDVKEDLIRNNNTINWIPESIGKGRFGDWLENVQDWGISRNRYWGTPLNVWECECGHQHSIGSIEELKSMSPNCPEDIELHRPYIDAVTITCPECGKQMKRVPEVIDCWFDSGSMPFAQHHYPFENQDLFEKQFPADFISEAVDQTRGWFYSLLAISTLIFNKAPYKNVIVLGHVQDENGQKMSKSKGNAVDPFDALDTYGADAIRWYFYVNSAPWLPNRFHGKAVMEGQRKFMGTLWNTYAFFVLYANIDEFDPTKYSLEYEKLPVMDKWLLSKLNTLVGDVDAFLAGYQIPEAARALQDFVDDMSNWYVRRSRERFWAKGMEQDKINAYMTLYTALVTVSKAAAPLIPFMTEEIYQNMVCSVDKSAPESIHLCDYPAANKAYIDKQLETDMDEVLKIVVMGRAARNTANLKNRQPIGQMFVKAPHVLPVFYQEIIEEELNVKKVAFTDDVRDFTSYSFKPQLKTVGPKYGKQLGAIKKALLEVNGNEAMDTLNETGALTFTFDGTEVVLTKEDLLIDTAQTEGYVSEGDNTITVVLDTNLTPELLAEGFVRELISKIQTMRKEAGFEVMDHILVYSKGNEKIAGILKDHEEEVKSEVLAKDIILETPAGYVKEWSINGENVTLGVEKVQ
- a CDS encoding nicotinate phosphoribosyltransferase, with translation MSQRNLTLLTDLYELTMMQGYFKEKDANETVIFDVFYRSNPGGNGYAICAGLEQVIEYVNELHFDQEDVDYLRSTGLFEEDFLEYLHHFKFSGDIYAIPEGTVIFPREPLVKVIAPIMEAQLIETALLNIINHQSLIATKAARVVFAAAGDGVMEFGLRRAQGPDAGIYGARAAMIAGCIGTSNVLAGKMFHVPVRGTHAHSWIMSFPDELTAFRNYAKLYPTACILLVDTYDTLKSGVPNAIKVFKEMREAGIPFTTYGIRLDSGDLAYLSKKAKKMLDEAGFTDAVISASNDLDETLINSLKIQGATINSWGVGTNLITSKDSPSFGGVYKLAAIMDKKTGQFIPKIKLSENAEKITNPGNKAIKRIYSRETGKIIADLICLEGEIFKENHSLLLFDPIETWKKTHLAPNSYTIRDLLVQIFKDGKCIYETPAVMDIQSYCKKELDTLWDESRRLVNPHEVHVDLSNELWHMKNQLLESYHFRD